A segment of the Candidatus Poribacteria bacterium genome:
TTACCCAGACTCACGCCCTGCCAATGCTATACGAGAGGCGATTATTTCAAACGCTGCCCATCTTCCGGTATGGATACAAATTGTTGGACTCGGTATGACGACCTGCTACGTTATGCATCTTGCCGCAGTGATGCCAAATGCAACCATGCCAGGGATTACACTAAATGCTTTGCGCGCTTTTGACCTTGTTACACCTTCAACGATTCCGCTTGTTGATGGATACGCAACGGTTCCAGATAAACCCGGATTAGGGGTTGAATTGGACGAGGACGCGCTTGATAATTGTCGTACTTGAGGAGAAAAAAATGAAAATATTTGCTGCCAGTCGAGCACAGGCTTTAACAGTTATTGTGAGTTCGCTCATCCTCGCGATGGGCTTCGGTATTTCTGCGCAAGCCGCGAAACTCGGTTTGGCGAGTGCTTGGCTCTTTGAGGAGAATGGTGGAAAGGTTGTTAAAGACATTGTCAGTGGACACGATGGTGAGATTAAGGGCACGCTTGAGTGGGTGGATGAAGGCAAATTCGGGGGTGCTTTGAAATTCCCCGGCAAAGGTGATAGTTACGTCCGCGTCGATCACGACGATGTTTTCAATTCCGATCCTTACACATTTATCGCGTGGGTTAAGTTGGAAGCCGCCTCATGGCAATACGTTGTTTGGCGAAATGGGGATGTCTGGCCCGAACCAAAGGATGTCCGCCATCTGGATATATGGATCCACGATGCTGACTATCCCGTGTTTATGTGGCATGTCAAAGGCAAGGTTGGGCGGATTGAGGGTAAGACCATTGTTGCTGATGGGGAGTGGCACCATATCGCCAAAATCTATGACGGTAAAAACGTTCAGATGTTCGTTGATGGGAAATTGGAGGGCGAGGAACCGAGCGGTGGCACATTGGATACGAGTAAGTCGCCTATCTGGATCGGCGCGCGTCCCGGCAACGTTGCTGCAACAGGACTCTTTGATGAGGTAGGTTTCTTCACGGAAGCACTCTCTGAAGATGAACTCAACGATGTTATGGAGAATGGGTTAGCTGATTATGCCGCCGTTGATGCTGCTGGTAAATTGGCAACAACTTGGGCTCTACTAAAAAGAAAAAAATAAGTATAGGCACATCCGTGTGCTGAAGCAGAAACGGAGAAGATGCATTATGCAAATGCACGTAGGTGGAGAATGGATTGATAAATCCGATAAAATTGACGTACTTAGCCCCTTTGATGGTTCGGTCGTTGATACTGTTCCGAGAGGGGACGCAAACGACGTTGAAACCGCTATTCAGACGGCAGAACGCGGCGCAAAGATCATGGCGGGGATGACCGGCTATGAACGCTACGAGATCCTGCGTAAAGTTGCGGATTTGATGGTGGAACGGGCGGGCGAACTTGCCGAGGTTATCACCCGTGAGGAAGGTAAAATCCTCGCCGAGGCGACGATTGAAGCGACACGCGCCTCCGAGATTATTGCCCTCTCTGCGGAGGAAGCAAAACGATTAACCGGTGAAACGATTCCCCTTGAAGGCGCACCGGGTGTCCAAGGCAAACTCGGCTTTACAGTACGCATGCCGTGCGGTATTGTGGCTGGCATCAGTCCCTTCAATTTCCCATTACCGATCGCCGGTGGAAACGCTATTATCATCAAACCTGCGACGGACACACCGCTCTCCGCTCTAAAACTGGTGGAACTCTTTTTGGAAGCCGGGACACCGCCTGAGGCGATTCAGTGTGTGACGGGACCCGGTGGCGAAATCGGGGACACCCTTTGTGCAGACCGGCGCGTCCGAAAAATTACCTTTACCGGTAGCCGTGATGTCGGCGAGCATATCTGCAAGGTCGCAGGATTGAAGCGTGTCACGATGGAACTCGGCTCGAATTCGCCGCTCATCGTCATGCCCGATGCGGATCCCGAAAAGGTCGCTCGTGCAGCAGCGGCATCCGGTTATTCTAATGCCGGACAGGTCTGTATCTCAACGCAGCGTGTCATCGCACATGAGAAAATCTACGGTGATTTCTTAGATGCGTTTGAAGCCGAAGTCGCTCAAATCAACACCGGTGATCCTCTCGCAGAAGGGACACGGATGGGGCCGATGATTCGAGAAGGAGATGCCACACGTGTTGCCGAATGGATTCAAGAGGCAGTCTCTGATGGGGCAGAGCTCCTCACCGGTGGAGATAAGCAGGACCAATTCGTTACGCCTGCTATCCTTGCCAACGTCAAGCCGGAGATGAAAATCTCCTGTGATGAGGTCTTCGGACCGGCTGTCGGTGTGACGCGCGTCAACGATATTGACGAGGCGATCGCCCTTGCCAACGATACAAACTACGGGCTGAGTGCCGCAATCTTCACACAGAACGTCGATTGGGCAATGAAGTTTGTGCGTGAGGTCGAATCTGGCAACTTGATGGTGAACTGGGGCACGCAGTGGCGTGCAGATCTGATGCCGTATGGTGGCGTCAAAGAGAGCGGTATGGGCAAAGAGGGTCCGAAATACGCCATAGAAGAGATGACCGAATTAAAGATGGCGGTCTTCCATTTGGATAGTTAATCGCGAACATTAGATTTAAACATAAACCCACTGTTGATACAAATCAGCAGCGGGTTTATGTTTTGTCGGTATACACGCTCTGGGGCGTTTCGTTTCTGTTGGGAAAGCAGTAAGTGTTGCGTCAGCGACGCACCTACAAGCAGAGAGAAGGGACACCGACGACGGCTTTCCGATAGTCTACTCTTCCTCTTCGGTTTTCGACGCAGCGATTACCTTCTGTGCAACATCGTCCGGGGTGATTTCGTAATGCGAGAATTCCATCGTGAAGGTACCACGGGCACTCGTCATCGACTTAAGATCGATGGAATACCGGAGCATCTCCGAAAGCGGAACGTTTGCTTGGATAACCTGCTTTCTCCCCATCTGTTCAACACCCATTACCTGTCCACGTCGTCCGTTCAGGTCGCCGATAATGCTTCCCATGAACTGTTCGGGCACCGTGATATCGACGCTCATTACCGGTTCGAGCAAACACGGATCTGATTCTTCGGCAGCGGCGGCAAAGGCGATAGAGCCAGCGATCTGGAACGCCATATCCGAAGAATCAACAGGGTGGTATTTACCATCATAGAGATCAATTTGGATATCGACGATTGGGAAACCTGCAAGCAAACCTCTGTCCATTCTCTCGCGGATGCCTTTTTCGACAGCTGGGATATAGTTGCGCGGTATCGCACCCCCAACAATGTTGTTAACAAACTCAAAACCATCACCGCGTTGCAAAGGGGCGAGATTAATCGTGACATCGCCGAACTGCCCTCTTCCACCGGATTGGCGTTTGTGTCTGCCTTGGACGCCTTGGACTCTCCTACGAATTGTTTCCCGATAGGGCACTTTTGGCGGTGAAAGTGCGGTCTCGACTCCGAATTTGTCTGCCATTCGTTCCCGATTAATATTAATGTGCAAGTCTCCGAGCCCAGAGATGAGAAGTTGTTTCGTAACTTCGTTCCGCTCAATCCTGAACGTCGGATCTTCTTCGGACATCCGTGTGAGTGATGTCATTAACTTTTCATCGTCGCCTTCACGCGTTGGGTGTATGGCATAGGAGATGACGGAGTTTGGGAAATCAACACCTGTCAGCTGGATGGGGGTATCTCTGTCGCAGAGCGTATCCCCGGTCTGGGTCGCCGCAAGTTTCGTGAGCGCGCCGATGTCTCCTGCTTCTACTTGTGGTGTGCTGATCGCCTCCTTACCGTTCATGAACGCCGTTTTTCCGAGACGTTCAATTTGTCCTCGCGTCGAATTACTGACCTGAGTATCCCCTTGTAATATGCCGGAGTAGACACGAAAGAAACTCAATTGCCCCGCAAACGGGTCGGCAATTGATTTGAATACAACGGCGGACATCGGTGCATCCGGTGATGGTTCGCGACTGTCCGCTTCATTCTCTGCAGATGTGACCGCGCCTACGTCAACCGGAGATGGACAGCCCGTCAACAGTGTATCCATCAATTGTTGCACGCCGATATTGTTCAAGGCAGCACCACAAAGCACAGGGGTAAACTGATTCTCGAAAATCCCAAGTTGTAAACCGTTCTGAATCTCTTCGTCCGATAGTTCAGCTTCAAAAAACTTCTCAATGAGTTCATCGTCGCTTTCTGCAGCGACTTCAACGAGTGCTTCGCGGGTTTCTTCAGCCTCTGTTTCCAAGTCTGCAGGTATCTCAGCTTTTGCAGCGCGTTTGTTTCCATCGGGTTGCAAATAAGCCGCCATCTGTATGACATCGACGACACCGGCAAACTGGTCCTCTTTACCGATCGGGAGTTGAGTAGGGACCGCCCGAGTCTCTAAAATGTCTTCAATGGTCGAGAGTGCGTTTTCAAAGCTGGCGTTCTCTTTATCCATCTTATTGATAAAGATGAGGCGTGGCAATTCGTATTTGTCCGCTACCTCCCACACCTTTTCGGTTCCACCTTCGACACCGGTTGTTGCATCGACAACGACGACAACAGCGTCAACGGCTCGGAGTACGCTGTGGAGGTCGCCGTAAAAGTCTTCTGCACCCGGGGTATCAATCAGATTTAGTTTATGTCCTTCCCATTCTGCAATACAAACTGAACAGTTGAGGGTTGTTTTACGTTCAATCTCGTCAGCGGCATAGTCAGCTACAGAAGTTCCACTATCGACGGCACCCATTCGCTCAATAGCACCGCTGTTGTAAAGCATTGCTTCAACGAGTGATGTTTTGCCTGCTCCTGAATGCGCGATAATTGCAATGTTTCGGATCTGGTCTGTTCTGTATTGTTTCATACGTCCAAAAATTTCTCCTTTTACTTTTAACCACACGGAATAGACGGAATAGAGCGAGCTACGCCGTTTAAAACTAAATCTTAGCACAATATGGCAAAAATGTCAAGAAAATATTTATTTCGATGTCATTCTTCCGCGAAAACATCTGTCGTGAGATGTGTGATTTAAGTTATAATGAAGAGACTCATGAATCATAGTGGAACTCAAAAAGCACAGCATATCGGCTATCAACGTGTTGGTGTTAGAAGTTAGTTCATCAGAGGCTCTTGCTGATTGCTGACTGGAATTAAAAAGGAGGCATCCATGCAAAATATTTTCTTTGCGTTCGGTTCAGGTCTGAGTCTACTGGGTGTTGTTTTTGGAGCATTTGGGGCACATGCGTTGCGATCAAAACTTTCACCAGAGATGCTTGAGACGTTTGAAGTAGCAGTTCGATATCAGATGTATCACAGTCTGGGGATGATTGCTGCGGCGTGGGCGGTATCGCAGTGGCAGAACCAACTCACGACTGCGTCGGGATGGTGTTTTTTCGCAGGTATCTTGATTTTTTCAGGCAGTCTCTATATCCTTAGTCTCACGGGTATTCGATGGCTTGGCGCGGTCACTCCGATCGGTGGGTTGGCATTTATCGTGGGGTGGGGGTGTCTAACAATTGCGGCGATTCGCGGGTGAGTCTCTGTATTTCAATCTATTTAAGGTTAGGGTCATTTAGTTCGCCATTTTTAGGAGAATTTTGGATGCCCTGGCCCGGTAGGTGCGGTTTCCTAACCGCACCGGATCCACCCAAAGTCCCATAATTGCTTAAAACTAAATGACCCTAATTTAAGGTTGACAGTTCTGACATGTTTATGTAAAATAATTGTAACGAAGGTAACGTGACACATCCACTTTGTAATGACCGCGAGCATCCTATATCTGCTTGGCGCAGAAGGCGGCGATTCGATACTCCGGCTATAAATCTAAGGAGAATCTCTCATGAGAAAGTTGAATATCCAATGGATTTACGCGTGCATTTGCTTAGGCTTTCTGCTAATTGGGCACACCGCAGAGGCGATTCGTTATGAGTTTGATAGTGACAAGGAGATTGCGGATTGGGAGTTGGGACCGCAGGCAACTGCGAAGGTGAAAGACGGTATGCTTGAACTTACCGTTGTCGGTGGACAGAATTCAGGCATCTACTTTGGGGAAGAAAACTGGACGGATTACCGAATGGAAGTTAAGGCACGAAAAATTGATGGCCCCTATTTCCATCTGTTCGTTCGGACGCAGGAACCAGCAGTGGATTTCTATTTCATGGAAATCAGCTATAACTCGCATACCACCTCGCTTTTCATGTTTCA
Coding sequences within it:
- a CDS encoding LamG domain-containing protein, with amino-acid sequence MKIFAASRAQALTVIVSSLILAMGFGISAQAAKLGLASAWLFEENGGKVVKDIVSGHDGEIKGTLEWVDEGKFGGALKFPGKGDSYVRVDHDDVFNSDPYTFIAWVKLEAASWQYVVWRNGDVWPEPKDVRHLDIWIHDADYPVFMWHVKGKVGRIEGKTIVADGEWHHIAKIYDGKNVQMFVDGKLEGEEPSGGTLDTSKSPIWIGARPGNVAATGLFDEVGFFTEALSEDELNDVMENGLADYAAVDAAGKLATTWALLKRKK
- a CDS encoding aldehyde dehydrogenase family protein, which encodes MQMHVGGEWIDKSDKIDVLSPFDGSVVDTVPRGDANDVETAIQTAERGAKIMAGMTGYERYEILRKVADLMVERAGELAEVITREEGKILAEATIEATRASEIIALSAEEAKRLTGETIPLEGAPGVQGKLGFTVRMPCGIVAGISPFNFPLPIAGGNAIIIKPATDTPLSALKLVELFLEAGTPPEAIQCVTGPGGEIGDTLCADRRVRKITFTGSRDVGEHICKVAGLKRVTMELGSNSPLIVMPDADPEKVARAAAASGYSNAGQVCISTQRVIAHEKIYGDFLDAFEAEVAQINTGDPLAEGTRMGPMIREGDATRVAEWIQEAVSDGAELLTGGDKQDQFVTPAILANVKPEMKISCDEVFGPAVGVTRVNDIDEAIALANDTNYGLSAAIFTQNVDWAMKFVREVESGNLMVNWGTQWRADLMPYGGVKESGMGKEGPKYAIEEMTELKMAVFHLDS
- the fusA gene encoding elongation factor G, with amino-acid sequence MKQYRTDQIRNIAIIAHSGAGKTSLVEAMLYNSGAIERMGAVDSGTSVADYAADEIERKTTLNCSVCIAEWEGHKLNLIDTPGAEDFYGDLHSVLRAVDAVVVVVDATTGVEGGTEKVWEVADKYELPRLIFINKMDKENASFENALSTIEDILETRAVPTQLPIGKEDQFAGVVDVIQMAAYLQPDGNKRAAKAEIPADLETEAEETREALVEVAAESDDELIEKFFEAELSDEEIQNGLQLGIFENQFTPVLCGAALNNIGVQQLMDTLLTGCPSPVDVGAVTSAENEADSREPSPDAPMSAVVFKSIADPFAGQLSFFRVYSGILQGDTQVSNSTRGQIERLGKTAFMNGKEAISTPQVEAGDIGALTKLAATQTGDTLCDRDTPIQLTGVDFPNSVISYAIHPTREGDDEKLMTSLTRMSEEDPTFRIERNEVTKQLLISGLGDLHININRERMADKFGVETALSPPKVPYRETIRRRVQGVQGRHKRQSGGRGQFGDVTINLAPLQRGDGFEFVNNIVGGAIPRNYIPAVEKGIRERMDRGLLAGFPIVDIQIDLYDGKYHPVDSSDMAFQIAGSIAFAAAAEESDPCLLEPVMSVDITVPEQFMGSIIGDLNGRRGQVMGVEQMGRKQVIQANVPLSEMLRYSIDLKSMTSARGTFTMEFSHYEITPDDVAQKVIAASKTEEEE
- a CDS encoding DUF423 domain-containing protein; the protein is MQNIFFAFGSGLSLLGVVFGAFGAHALRSKLSPEMLETFEVAVRYQMYHSLGMIAAAWAVSQWQNQLTTASGWCFFAGILIFSGSLYILSLTGIRWLGAVTPIGGLAFIVGWGCLTIAAIRG
- a CDS encoding DUF1080 domain-containing protein; the encoded protein is MRKLNIQWIYACICLGFLLIGHTAEAIRYEFDSDKEIADWELGPQATAKVKDGMLELTVVGGQNSGIYFGEENWTDYRMEVKARKIDGPYFHLFVRTQEPAVDFYFMEISYNSHTTSLFMFQGGAGNEITGGPRPKRPDSKDTKGGDAYTIVFETEGETLRTYIDGELMVENQDKTYDKGRPGLGGRDSTVAYEYVEINGEGIPPTAVEPADKLTTLWGELKSR